A genomic window from Elstera cyanobacteriorum includes:
- a CDS encoding rhodanese-related sulfurtransferase, translating into MSIAVAALYRFFPLSDPAALRDRLRPIAEDLGVRGTLLLAQEGLNGTLAAPEAALQAMLAAIQREAGLDALPWKRSAAAEMPFARLKIKVKREIVSFGVPGLDPNRQVGTYVAPDAWNALIADPDVLVIDTRNSFEVQMGSFARAVDPGTVSFTEFPAYVREQLDPAKHKKIAMFCTGGIRCEKATAFMLKEGFEEVYHLDGGILAYLERIPADQSLWHGGCFVFDERVALGHGLEVVGDISVPESE; encoded by the coding sequence ATGAGCATCGCCGTTGCCGCCCTCTACCGTTTTTTTCCGCTGAGCGACCCCGCCGCTCTGCGCGACCGGCTACGCCCGATTGCCGAAGACCTGGGCGTGCGCGGAACCCTGCTGCTGGCGCAAGAGGGGCTCAACGGCACCCTTGCGGCACCGGAAGCGGCCCTGCAGGCAATGCTGGCGGCCATCCAGCGCGAAGCCGGGCTGGATGCCCTGCCATGGAAGCGCTCCGCCGCCGCTGAGATGCCTTTTGCGCGCCTGAAGATCAAAGTAAAGCGCGAAATCGTCAGCTTCGGCGTGCCGGGCCTCGACCCCAACCGGCAGGTCGGCACCTATGTTGCGCCCGACGCTTGGAACGCGCTGATTGCCGATCCCGACGTGCTGGTCATCGATACGCGCAATAGCTTTGAAGTGCAGATGGGCAGTTTTGCGCGGGCCGTTGATCCCGGCACGGTGAGTTTTACCGAATTCCCCGCCTATGTGCGCGAGCAGCTCGATCCCGCCAAGCACAAGAAAATCGCCATGTTCTGCACCGGCGGCATCCGCTGCGAAAAGGCGACGGCCTTTATGCTGAAAGAAGGGTTCGAGGAAGTTTATCACCTCGACGGCGGCATCCTTGCCTACCTCGAACGCATCCCTGCCGACCAAAGCCTATGGCACGGCGGCTGCTTTGTGTTCGACGAGCGCGTGGCCTTGGGGCATGGGCTGGAGGTGGTAGGAGATATATCCGTTCCGGAATCCGAATAA
- a CDS encoding TetR/AcrR family transcriptional regulator, whose translation MTTSPDIPPPDLRERILTAAEEMLRRYGPAKTSVVDVARHLNMSHGNIYRVFASKEALRAAVVDRWLARAHAPLTAIVTGPGTPPEKLIAWFTCLADQKLAKVAGDPELFATYQALLHQVPEVIDRHLAWLAEQVRAMLAEGRDAGLFRFQDLDAAAQAVLDATLPFRHPDMIVATNDGPEHRKLRAVLALVIAGLTSGALA comes from the coding sequence ATGACGACAAGCCCCGACATCCCCCCGCCGGACCTGCGCGAGCGGATTCTGACCGCTGCCGAGGAGATGCTGCGCCGCTATGGCCCCGCGAAAACCAGCGTGGTGGATGTCGCGCGGCACCTCAATATGAGCCACGGCAATATCTATCGCGTTTTCGCCAGTAAGGAGGCGTTGCGCGCTGCCGTGGTTGACCGCTGGCTGGCACGGGCCCATGCGCCGCTGACCGCTATCGTCACCGGACCGGGGACGCCGCCGGAAAAACTGATTGCCTGGTTCACCTGCCTTGCCGATCAGAAGTTGGCAAAAGTCGCGGGTGACCCAGAACTTTTCGCCACCTATCAGGCCCTCCTGCACCAAGTGCCGGAGGTGATCGACCGGCATCTTGCTTGGTTGGCCGAGCAAGTGCGCGCGATGCTGGCGGAAGGCCGCGACGCGGGCCTGTTTCGCTTTCAAGACCTCGATGCCGCCGCGCAGGCGGTGCTGGATGCCACCCTTCCCTTTCGCCACCCGGATATGATCGTTGCCACTAACGATGGGCCAGAACATCGCAAGCTGCGCGCCGTACTGGCGCTGGTCATTGCCGGTTTAACCTCGGGAGCCTTGGCATGA
- a CDS encoding aldo/keto reductase, which produces MTTPTFRTLSPRLPAQFPLGLGCMGMSDVYGPADRTESIATIHAALEAGITLFDTGDFYGMGDNEMLLADALKGRRDKAFIQVKFGALRDPAGAFLGFDGRPAAIKNFVAYSLRRLKTDYIDLYQPARLDPAVPIEETVGAVADLIQAGYVRHLGLSEMGPETIRRAHAIHPVAQLQIEYSLMSRTPEAAILPTLVELGIGLTAYGVLGRGLISTTPPTLGSLALNDYRSHSPRFQGENLDRNRALVAQLAAVAATLDATVAQVAIAWVLSRGDFIVPLVGARKRVRLTEALGALTLTLSPDDLARIEAALPAEAVAGTRYADAQMRMLDSERSVA; this is translated from the coding sequence ATGACCACCCCCACTTTTCGGACCCTCTCCCCCCGCCTGCCCGCGCAATTCCCCCTTGGCCTCGGCTGCATGGGCATGTCCGACGTCTATGGTCCAGCGGATCGGACGGAGAGTATTGCGACCATCCATGCCGCGCTGGAGGCTGGGATAACCCTCTTCGATACCGGCGATTTCTATGGGATGGGCGATAATGAAATGCTGTTGGCCGATGCCCTGAAAGGCCGACGCGACAAAGCCTTCATCCAAGTCAAGTTCGGCGCGCTGCGCGACCCGGCTGGGGCGTTTCTGGGCTTCGATGGGCGCCCCGCCGCGATTAAGAACTTCGTTGCCTATTCCCTGCGCCGGTTGAAGACCGATTATATCGACCTCTACCAGCCCGCGCGCCTTGATCCTGCCGTGCCGATTGAAGAGACGGTTGGGGCAGTCGCCGATCTTATTCAGGCAGGGTATGTCCGTCACCTCGGCCTGTCCGAAATGGGGCCGGAGACGATCCGCCGGGCCCACGCCATCCATCCGGTCGCCCAGCTTCAGATCGAATATTCGTTGATGAGCCGCACCCCGGAAGCGGCAATCTTGCCGACCTTGGTGGAGCTTGGGATCGGCCTTACCGCCTATGGTGTGCTCGGGCGTGGTCTGATCAGCACCACTCCGCCAACTCTGGGCAGCTTGGCGCTGAATGATTACCGCAGTCACTCGCCGCGCTTTCAGGGCGAAAACCTCGACCGTAACCGCGCGCTGGTAGCGCAATTGGCGGCGGTCGCGGCGACCCTCGACGCCACCGTCGCCCAAGTCGCGATTGCCTGGGTGCTGTCGCGCGGCGATTTCATCGTCCCGTTGGTGGGCGCCCGCAAACGGGTGCGGCTGACCGAAGCGCTCGGTGCCCTCACCCTGACCCTATCGCCCGACGATCTTGCCCGCATCGAAGCCGCCCTACCCGCCGAGGCGGTTGCCGGCACGCGCTATGCTGACGCGCAGATGCGGATGCTGGACAGCGAGCGGAGCGTCGCCTAA
- a CDS encoding DUF4743 domain-containing protein yields the protein MMRTLDAYLDHIGACNRWSPADYVPFRIDHQRYGAIRRDRLDRLAVEDDLLTVTPDWVALIAKPDRLARSAALADLVQRLVASGDLPKVRRELYPVVRRWGQEPVALLDRGAADYFGIRAYGVHLNVISEGEMWIARRARDKAVAPSKLDNLVAGGQPYGLSPMENLIKECAEEASMPSALSEQAKPTGAILYRMASDKGLRDHILFTFDLTVPADFRPVSGDGEHEAFYRWPLDYVDDLLRVEDVFKFNIPLVIVDYFRRVGRISSDAPGYEDLALALAGGWRGKFDD from the coding sequence ATGATGCGCACGCTGGACGCCTATCTCGACCATATCGGGGCCTGCAACCGCTGGTCGCCGGCCGACTATGTGCCCTTTCGCATTGATCATCAGCGCTATGGCGCGATTCGCCGCGACCGGCTGGACCGGTTGGCGGTGGAAGATGATCTTTTGACCGTCACCCCCGATTGGGTGGCATTGATCGCTAAGCCTGACCGGCTCGCGCGGAGCGCCGCTTTGGCCGATCTGGTGCAGCGGCTGGTCGCCAGCGGCGATCTGCCGAAGGTGCGCCGCGAGCTTTACCCGGTTGTGCGGCGCTGGGGGCAGGAACCGGTGGCGCTGTTGGACCGGGGGGCGGCGGATTATTTCGGCATTCGCGCCTATGGCGTTCACCTCAATGTGATCAGTGAGGGGGAAATGTGGATTGCCCGCCGCGCCCGCGATAAGGCAGTGGCGCCCAGCAAGCTCGATAACCTCGTCGCGGGCGGACAGCCCTATGGGCTGAGCCCGATGGAAAATTTGATCAAGGAATGCGCCGAAGAAGCCTCCATGCCCAGCGCCTTATCGGAGCAAGCCAAGCCGACCGGGGCTATCCTCTATCGTATGGCCAGCGATAAGGGGCTGCGCGACCATATTCTGTTTACCTTCGACCTGACCGTTCCAGCCGATTTTAGGCCGGTCAGCGGCGATGGCGAGCACGAGGCGTTCTACCGCTGGCCGCTCGATTACGTCGATGATCTGCTGCGGGTGGAGGATGTGTTTAAATTCAACATTCCCTTGGTCATCGTCGATTATTTCCGCCGGGTTGGGCGGATTTCCAGCGACGCGCCGGGGTATGAGGATCTTGCTTTGGCGCTGGCGGGGGGCTGGCGTGGGAAGTTTGACGATTAG
- the rsgA gene encoding ribosome small subunit-dependent GTPase A, with product MTALAALGWTPVLAQAFRDLGASGLIPARLAVEHRRGYDALCEMKGGLRPVAAVLPGRLRRDLAAQGESLAVGDWVALRPADKGLHPIAALLPRRSAFVRKTAGDRAVRQIVAANLDKIFIAMAVSEDFNPRRLERYLTACANADVAPILLLTKADLADDLDVRLTAVRAVAPELPCVPLSLISGAGIAEVRALIGPGESLALVGSSGVGKSSLANALLGEAKLSVGATSDQGKGRHTTTRRELLPLPGGGVLIDTPGMREFHLWEAEVSEGFPDIETLATDCRFRDCRHQSEPECAVRAAVTLGALDPARLAAFHKLREEQDQAEKLRRERGSKS from the coding sequence ATGACCGCCCTCGCCGCCCTGGGCTGGACCCCCGTCCTCGCCCAAGCCTTTCGGGATCTTGGCGCCTCGGGCCTCATCCCCGCCCGCCTTGCCGTCGAACATCGGCGCGGCTATGACGCGCTATGCGAGATGAAGGGCGGGCTGCGCCCCGTTGCGGCGGTTCTGCCGGGGCGGTTGCGGCGCGATCTAGCGGCGCAGGGGGAGAGCCTCGCGGTCGGCGATTGGGTGGCGCTGCGGCCCGCCGATAAGGGCCTACACCCGATTGCGGCGCTGCTGCCCCGCCGCTCGGCCTTCGTGCGCAAGACAGCGGGTGACCGGGCGGTGCGGCAGATCGTGGCCGCCAATCTCGATAAGATTTTCATCGCGATGGCGGTGAGCGAGGATTTCAACCCGCGCCGGTTGGAACGCTATCTGACCGCCTGCGCCAATGCCGATGTGGCGCCGATCCTGCTGCTGACCAAAGCCGATCTGGCCGACGATCTTGACGTGCGGCTAACGGCGGTGCGGGCGGTGGCGCCGGAACTTCCCTGTGTGCCGCTGAGCTTGATCAGCGGCGCGGGGATCGCCGAGGTCCGCGCGCTGATTGGGCCGGGGGAGAGTCTGGCGCTCGTCGGTTCCTCCGGCGTTGGTAAATCCTCCCTCGCCAATGCGCTGCTGGGGGAGGCGAAACTCTCCGTCGGCGCAACCTCCGACCAGGGCAAGGGGCGGCATACGACGACCCGGCGCGAGTTGCTGCCGCTGCCCGGCGGCGGTGTGTTGATCGACACACCGGGGATGCGCGAGTTTCATCTGTGGGAGGCCGAGGTTTCCGAAGGCTTCCCCGATATAGAAACGCTTGCAACCGACTGCCGCTTTCGCGATTGCCGTCATCAGTCAGAACCCGAGTGTGCCGTGCGCGCCGCTGTGACTTTAGGGGCGCTTGACCCCGCCCGCCTCGCTGCCTTTCATAAGCTGCGCGAGGAACAAGACCAGGCGGAAAAGCTGCGCCGGGAGAGGGGATCGAAATCATGA
- the rnhA gene encoding ribonuclease HI, with product MTDSNPPPETVHLFTDGACSGNPGPGGWGAILRFKGVEKELFGGEPDTTNNRMEMMAIIQGLEALKRPVTVDIFTDSKYVIDGITKYMPTWKKNSWRTADKKPVKNVDLWERMLAAMKPHQLSWNWVKGHNGHPENERADALARAGAEQNKGMAL from the coding sequence GTGACCGACTCTAACCCTCCCCCCGAAACCGTCCACCTTTTCACCGATGGCGCCTGTAGCGGCAATCCCGGCCCGGGCGGCTGGGGGGCGATCTTGCGGTTTAAGGGCGTCGAGAAGGAGCTTTTTGGCGGCGAGCCGGATACGACGAACAACCGTATGGAGATGATGGCGATCATCCAGGGGCTCGAAGCGCTGAAGCGCCCCGTGACGGTCGATATTTTTACCGACAGTAAATATGTGATCGACGGCATCACCAAATATATGCCGACCTGGAAAAAAAACTCCTGGCGCACGGCCGATAAGAAGCCGGTCAAGAATGTCGATCTCTGGGAACGCATGCTGGCGGCGATGAAGCCGCATCAGCTTTCTTGGAACTGGGTCAAGGGCCATAACGGCCACCCGGAAAACGAGCGCGCCGATGCGCTGGCGCGCGCAGGGGCGGAGCAGAATAAAGGCATGGCCCTGTGA
- a CDS encoding AAA family ATPase gives MITKLYVDNYKTLVDFTVEFEPLTLIVGGNGTGKSAITEILNALSLLARGKAELRSFFPKETLSKSINKKQQQAIGVFFDIDNDKYEYRLELHHKLSGDGFSRIREILIVNGEVFFERNDDTIKHIDKNRDAVIAGMARLEEKLALYYIMGFTPEDKTARVFETMATRINTHQINPFSVNGFSIEESRFLNRQGDNFSAWYRHYAAENPLILPGLFSEIADFMPGFTQFRLSGEEGRRALMCDFSNGASIDFDYLSEGQKCLILLYSLLNFNAAKDVLRKVLVFDEPENFISLKEIQPWLRKVEDWVEEGNGQIILISHHPETMNYEGDDSLVWLERENGGPTRLKSREDIAAGYGLLLSDRFSREA, from the coding sequence ATGATTACGAAGCTCTATGTTGATAACTATAAGACGCTTGTTGATTTCACGGTTGAGTTCGAGCCCCTGACCCTGATTGTGGGGGGGAATGGGACTGGAAAGAGTGCGATTACGGAGATATTGAACGCGCTTAGCTTACTTGCGCGAGGGAAAGCAGAACTGCGCTCTTTTTTTCCAAAAGAAACTTTATCAAAATCTATTAATAAAAAACAACAACAGGCCATTGGGGTGTTTTTTGATATAGATAATGATAAATATGAGTACCGTCTTGAGTTGCACCACAAACTCTCAGGAGATGGTTTTTCTCGTATTAGAGAGATTTTAATTGTAAATGGGGAGGTTTTTTTCGAAAGAAACGATGATACAATAAAGCATATTGATAAAAATCGTGATGCGGTTATAGCGGGGATGGCAAGATTGGAAGAGAAGCTTGCTCTCTATTATATTATGGGGTTTACGCCAGAAGATAAAACTGCCAGAGTTTTTGAGACAATGGCGACAAGAATAAACACCCATCAAATAAATCCTTTTTCTGTAAATGGGTTTTCAATAGAGGAAAGCCGCTTTTTAAATCGCCAAGGAGATAATTTTTCGGCATGGTATCGGCATTATGCTGCTGAAAATCCACTGATACTACCGGGGCTATTTTCTGAGATTGCTGATTTTATGCCTGGCTTTACCCAGTTTCGTCTTAGTGGCGAAGAGGGTCGGCGCGCGCTCATGTGTGATTTTTCGAATGGTGCTTCCATTGATTTTGATTATCTCTCCGAAGGTCAAAAATGTCTTATCTTGCTATATTCCCTTCTAAATTTTAACGCGGCAAAAGATGTACTTAGGAAAGTTTTAGTTTTTGATGAGCCCGAAAATTTTATCTCTCTCAAAGAAATCCAACCTTGGCTTCGCAAAGTCGAAGATTGGGTTGAAGAAGGGAATGGCCAAATTATTCTCATTTCCCATCATCCCGAAACCATGAACTACGAAGGGGATGACTCTCTTGTCTGGCTTGAGCGTGAGAATGGTGGGCCGACCCGCCTAAAATCCCGCGAAGATATTGCGGCGGGGTATGGGTTGTTGCTGTCTGATCGTTTTTCGCGCGAGGCTTAA
- a CDS encoding homoserine kinase yields MAVYTDIPDEELRAFVAEYGIGEVTSYMGIAEGVENSNFLIYTTEGRYILTLYEKRVNPDDLPFFIGLMDHLAAQGLSCPIPLTTQDGQRLRTLRDRPAAMVSFLPGVWPRRIAPVHTAELGEALAKLHLAGADFPMQRVNALSVDGWEKLVAATAARADSVRPGLSAALAEEFAFLKAHWPQDLPRGVIHADLFPDNVFFIGDKVSGLIDFYFACTDALVYDVSICLNAWCFEADGSFNMTKAMGFLRRYQAVRPLSAAEIAALPIFCRGSALRFLLTRLYDWLNVPPGALVKPKDPMEYWTKLRFHRLVTDAAAYGLEGAV; encoded by the coding sequence ATGGCCGTTTATACCGATATTCCCGACGAAGAATTGCGCGCCTTTGTGGCCGAGTACGGCATCGGCGAGGTTACGTCCTATATGGGCATCGCCGAGGGGGTGGAGAATTCCAACTTCCTGATCTACACGACCGAGGGCCGCTATATCCTGACCCTCTACGAAAAGCGGGTGAACCCGGACGATCTGCCCTTCTTCATTGGGTTGATGGATCATCTGGCGGCGCAGGGTCTCTCTTGCCCGATCCCGCTGACCACGCAAGATGGGCAGCGCCTGCGCACCCTGCGCGACCGGCCTGCCGCGATGGTCAGCTTCCTGCCCGGCGTCTGGCCGCGCCGCATTGCGCCGGTGCATACGGCGGAACTGGGCGAGGCGCTGGCGAAGCTGCATCTGGCGGGGGCCGATTTTCCGATGCAGCGGGTGAATGCTCTATCGGTCGATGGGTGGGAAAAGCTGGTCGCGGCGACGGCGGCGCGCGCCGATAGCGTCCGCCCCGGTCTCTCGGCGGCGCTAGCGGAGGAGTTCGCCTTTCTCAAAGCCCATTGGCCGCAGGATTTGCCGCGCGGGGTGATTCATGCCGATCTCTTCCCCGATAACGTCTTCTTTATCGGCGATAAGGTCAGCGGGCTGATCGACTTCTATTTCGCCTGCACCGATGCCTTGGTCTATGACGTTTCGATCTGCCTGAATGCCTGGTGCTTCGAGGCGGACGGCAGCTTCAATATGACCAAGGCGATGGGCTTTCTGCGCCGCTATCAGGCCGTGCGCCCCCTAAGCGCGGCGGAGATTGCTGCCCTGCCGATCTTCTGCCGGGGGTCCGCCCTGCGCTTCCTGCTCACCCGGCTCTATGATTGGCTGAACGTACCGCCGGGGGCGCTGGTGAAGCCTAAAGACCCGATGGAATATTGGACTAAGCTGCGCTTTCACCGGTTGGTGACCGATGCGGCGGCCTATGGGCTGGAGGGGGCGGTATGA
- the ispH gene encoding 4-hydroxy-3-methylbut-2-enyl diphosphate reductase, with protein MTETLAPLTLLLAGPRGFCAGVDRAIQIVEQALKKFGAPVYVRHEIVHNRFVVESLEAQGAVFVQELDQVPDDRPVIFSAHGVPKAVPAEAERRQMIYLDATCPLVSKVHLEAERHHAEGLHILLIGHKGHPEVIGTMGQLPAGSVTLVEDRAQAEAIAVPDPARLAYITQTTLSVDDTKDIVAVLESRFPAIQGPRKGDICYATTNRQAAVKAIAEQSQALLVIGAPNSSNSRRLVEVAERSGCARAGLIQRASEIDWVAYADVETLGLSAGASAPEVLVDEVIAAARVHRTVTIREIRVTDETVVFKLPKALAD; from the coding sequence ATGACCGAGACGCTTGCCCCCCTTACCTTGCTGCTGGCCGGCCCACGCGGTTTCTGCGCTGGGGTGGACCGGGCCATTCAGATTGTCGAGCAAGCGTTGAAGAAATTCGGGGCGCCGGTCTATGTGCGGCACGAGATCGTGCATAACCGCTTTGTCGTCGAAAGCCTGGAGGCGCAGGGCGCCGTCTTTGTGCAGGAACTGGATCAGGTGCCGGATGACCGGCCCGTGATCTTTTCGGCGCATGGGGTGCCAAAGGCGGTTCCGGCGGAAGCGGAACGGCGCCAGATGATCTACCTCGACGCCACGTGCCCGCTGGTCTCCAAAGTGCATCTGGAAGCCGAGCGCCACCATGCCGAGGGGCTGCATATCCTGTTGATCGGCCATAAGGGCCACCCGGAAGTGATCGGCACGATGGGCCAGCTTCCTGCGGGCTCGGTGACGCTGGTGGAGGATCGGGCGCAGGCGGAAGCCATTGCGGTGCCCGATCCCGCGCGCCTCGCCTATATCACGCAAACCACCCTCTCGGTCGATGACACGAAGGACATCGTCGCGGTGCTGGAAAGCCGCTTCCCGGCGATCCAGGGGCCGCGCAAGGGCGATATTTGCTACGCCACGACCAACAGGCAGGCGGCAGTGAAGGCGATTGCCGAACAGAGCCAAGCGCTGCTGGTGATCGGCGCGCCCAATTCCTCCAACTCCCGCCGGTTGGTGGAGGTGGCGGAACGGTCGGGCTGCGCGCGCGCCGGGCTGATCCAGCGGGCCAGCGAGATCGATTGGGTAGCCTATGCGGATGTCGAGACCCTTGGCCTGTCCGCCGGGGCGTCGGCGCCGGAAGTGCTGGTGGACGAGGTAATCGCCGCCGCCCGCGTCCATCGCACGGTCACCATCCGCGAGATCCGCGTCACCGACGAAACCGTGGTCTTCAAACTCCCTAAAGCGCTGGCAGACTGA
- a CDS encoding BglII/BstYI family type II restriction endonuclease produces MSSPGSERELSAKDVRISEIFTSDFLERFEVHSYRNASHILAAANPVEIAELIYALTRFHIDMADILTPGGNKSDIAKRMDKLLNPLGWWETRVQGDLLVRKIALVPASERAKSNQKADDTSVETEDTFRIASFIDGHKIDFVKNRVAFDMEWNSKDQTFDRDLYAARTFYDCGLIDGCILLTRSRELNHVFDEIGRRTSRGDFRAKYGASTTWMGKLLYRLDAGRAGGCPILALGIRPAVIRDFQSWMDANPISPKTPNDPVSAG; encoded by the coding sequence ATGTCTAGTCCCGGTTCTGAGCGCGAGCTGTCCGCAAAAGATGTTCGGATCAGTGAAATTTTTACGTCGGACTTCCTGGAACGATTTGAGGTCCATAGCTACCGCAATGCCAGCCATATTCTTGCAGCAGCCAATCCGGTGGAAATTGCCGAGCTGATCTATGCCCTCACCCGGTTTCATATTGATATGGCGGATATTTTAACGCCGGGTGGTAATAAATCAGACATTGCAAAGCGTATGGATAAATTATTGAACCCGTTGGGATGGTGGGAAACCCGAGTCCAAGGGGATCTCTTGGTCCGCAAAATTGCCCTTGTCCCAGCGTCGGAGCGCGCAAAAAGCAACCAGAAGGCTGATGATACGTCGGTAGAAACCGAGGATACATTCCGTATCGCCAGCTTCATTGACGGACATAAAATCGATTTTGTTAAAAACCGTGTCGCGTTTGATATGGAATGGAATAGCAAAGATCAAACCTTTGACCGCGATCTCTATGCCGCCCGAACCTTTTATGACTGTGGCCTGATCGATGGGTGCATCTTATTGACGCGCTCCCGCGAATTGAACCACGTCTTCGATGAAATTGGCCGCCGGACCTCTAGGGGCGATTTCCGCGCCAAATATGGTGCCAGCACCACCTGGATGGGCAAACTATTGTATCGGTTAGACGCCGGGCGTGCGGGTGGCTGCCCAATCCTTGCCCTTGGCATTCGACCGGCCGTCATTCGTGACTTCCAGTCTTGGATGGACGCAAACCCAATTTCACCAAAAACGCCTAATGATCCCGTCTCGGCGGGGTAA
- a CDS encoding MT-A70 family methyltransferase encodes MTVSTQGSTEVALEFRQSLRERKFATVLADPPWQFTNRTGKMAPEHRRLNRYGTLSLPEIMALPVAEVLQPTAHLYLWVPNALLPEGLAVMQAWGFQYKTNIIWHKIRKDGGSDGRGVGFYFRNVTEILLFGVRGKNARTLHAGRTQVNYLGTRKREHSRKPDEQYPLIEACSPGPFLELFSRGVRPGWTVWGNQADESYAPTWETYAHNSATVLAAE; translated from the coding sequence ATGACGGTGAGCACGCAAGGATCGACGGAAGTCGCGCTGGAGTTTCGCCAGAGCTTGCGTGAACGGAAGTTCGCGACCGTTTTGGCTGATCCACCGTGGCAATTCACCAATCGAACGGGAAAAATGGCCCCGGAGCATCGGCGCCTCAACCGCTACGGCACTTTGTCGCTGCCGGAGATAATGGCCCTTCCGGTTGCCGAGGTTTTGCAACCAACCGCTCATCTCTATCTATGGGTACCCAATGCTCTGCTCCCTGAAGGGTTGGCCGTGATGCAGGCTTGGGGCTTCCAGTATAAAACCAACATTATCTGGCATAAGATCCGTAAAGACGGTGGGTCGGATGGTCGGGGAGTTGGTTTCTACTTTCGCAATGTCACGGAAATTCTCCTCTTCGGCGTGCGCGGTAAGAACGCCCGGACCTTGCATGCAGGACGGACGCAGGTGAACTACCTTGGCACCCGCAAACGTGAGCACAGCCGGAAACCCGATGAACAATATCCGCTTATCGAAGCCTGCAGCCCTGGTCCGTTCTTAGAACTTTTTTCCCGGGGTGTTCGGCCCGGCTGGACCGTTTGGGGGAACCAAGCGGATGAATCCTATGCGCCAACCTGGGAAACCTATGCGCATAATTCAGCAACAGTCTTGGCCGCAGAATAA
- a CDS encoding ParB/RepB/Spo0J family partition protein: MGGGMIDDKKKPRRLGKGLSAIFGDDEPDAPAAEATPTGTPPLPRSLPTSYLTPGRYQPRRRFEAEAMEQLITSVREQGVVQPLIVRPLGDNRYEIVAGERRWRAAQAVQLHEVPVVIRDMTDRQALEVSLLENIQRQDLTPLEEADGYRRLMDEFGHTQEALANHLGKSRSHIANTLRLLNLPESVRELVESGSLSAGHARALLTLPNPEAVAEQIIAKKLSVRAVEQMAQRAKDGKPLTPAPVAKPRRVKAVAGGAKDPDTLALEADLSHKLGVAVEIVTDGEAGQLVLHYATLEQLDDLLQRIG, encoded by the coding sequence ATGGGCGGCGGCATGATCGACGATAAGAAGAAACCCCGCCGGTTGGGGAAGGGCCTCAGCGCTATCTTCGGCGACGATGAGCCGGATGCCCCGGCGGCGGAAGCCACGCCGACCGGCACCCCACCCCTGCCGCGCAGCCTGCCGACCTCCTACCTCACGCCCGGCCGCTATCAGCCGCGTCGGCGGTTCGAGGCCGAGGCGATGGAACAGCTCATCACCTCCGTCCGCGAACAAGGGGTGGTCCAGCCGCTGATCGTCCGCCCGCTGGGCGATAACCGTTACGAAATCGTCGCCGGGGAACGGCGCTGGCGCGCGGCCCAAGCGGTCCAACTGCACGAAGTTCCGGTCGTCATCCGCGATATGACCGACCGGCAGGCGTTGGAAGTCTCGCTGCTGGAAAACATCCAGCGCCAAGACTTAACGCCGCTGGAAGAAGCCGACGGTTACCGCCGTTTGATGGATGAGTTCGGCCATACGCAAGAAGCGCTGGCCAACCACCTCGGTAAAAGCCGCAGCCATATCGCCAATACCCTGCGTTTGCTGAACCTGCCGGAAAGCGTGCGGGAATTGGTCGAAAGCGGTTCCCTCTCCGCCGGGCACGCCCGCGCCTTGCTGACCCTACCGAACCCGGAAGCGGTGGCGGAGCAGATCATCGCCAAAAAACTCTCTGTCCGCGCGGTCGAACAAATGGCCCAGCGCGCCAAGGACGGGAAGCCGCTTACCCCCGCCCCGGTGGCCAAACCCCGGCGTGTGAAGGCGGTTGCAGGTGGTGCGAAAGACCCGGATACGCTGGCGCTGGAAGCCGATTTGTCCCACAAGCTCGGCGTTGCCGTGGAAATCGTGACCGATGGCGAAGCCGGGCAGTTGGTGCTGCATTACGCGACCCTGGAGCAGCTCGACGATCTGTTACAGCGGATTGGGTAA